In Nocardioides faecalis, the following proteins share a genomic window:
- a CDS encoding phospho-sugar mutase, giving the protein MSTPETDALIARALAWRAEDPDEQTAVELSGIISAVQADDAAALVDLADRFDGTLQFGTAGLRGALGAGPNRMNRVVVIRAAAGLASYLRDNGAEAGASVVIGYDARHNSDVFAHDTAEVMAGAGLRPLLLPRPLPTPLLAFAIRQLGCVAGVMVTASHNPPQDNGYKVYLGDGSQIVPPADTEIAARIAAVGPLATVPRAPLGSTGGRVLDEDIVDTYLDTVAGIAEDGPRDLDIVYTPLHGVGSSSLQQVLETAGFSAPRLVAEQDQPDPDFPTVAFPNPEEPGAIDRAVALAEAAGADIVIANDPDADRCAAAVPDPAVGGWRMLRGDEVGALLANHLLRTGRTGVYATSIVSSSLLGRLAAAHGQPYAETLTGFKWIGRLPDLAFGYEEALGYCVDPEHVADKDGISAALVLCEVAAAAKAAGRTLLDELDDIAVAHGLHATDQLSVRVSDLGEIAAAMARLRATPPTSLGGADVVAADDLATGSAGLPPTDALRYRTADGGRVIVRPSGTEPKLKCYLEVVAPVREGDVAAARAEAATSLVALRTDIAAAAGI; this is encoded by the coding sequence GTGAGCACGCCGGAGACCGACGCCCTGATCGCCCGCGCCCTGGCCTGGCGCGCCGAGGACCCTGACGAGCAGACCGCGGTCGAGCTGTCCGGGATCATCTCCGCGGTCCAGGCCGACGACGCCGCCGCGCTGGTCGACCTCGCCGACCGCTTCGACGGCACGCTGCAGTTCGGCACCGCCGGGCTGCGCGGTGCGCTCGGCGCGGGGCCGAACCGGATGAACCGGGTCGTCGTGATCCGCGCCGCGGCCGGCCTGGCGTCGTACCTGCGGGACAACGGGGCGGAGGCCGGCGCCTCCGTCGTGATCGGGTACGACGCCCGGCACAACTCCGACGTGTTCGCCCACGACACCGCCGAGGTGATGGCGGGTGCCGGGCTGCGCCCGCTGCTGCTGCCGCGCCCGCTGCCCACTCCCCTGCTGGCCTTCGCGATCCGCCAGCTGGGCTGCGTGGCCGGCGTGATGGTCACCGCCAGCCACAACCCGCCGCAGGACAACGGCTACAAGGTCTACCTCGGCGACGGCAGCCAGATCGTGCCGCCGGCCGACACCGAGATCGCCGCCCGGATCGCCGCGGTCGGTCCGCTCGCGACCGTGCCGCGGGCGCCGCTGGGCAGCACCGGTGGCCGGGTGCTCGACGAGGACATCGTCGACACCTACCTCGACACCGTCGCCGGCATCGCCGAGGACGGGCCCCGCGACCTGGACATCGTCTACACGCCGCTGCACGGCGTCGGCAGCAGCTCGCTGCAGCAGGTGCTGGAGACGGCCGGGTTCTCCGCGCCCCGGCTGGTGGCCGAGCAGGACCAGCCGGACCCCGACTTCCCCACCGTCGCCTTCCCCAACCCCGAGGAGCCCGGCGCCATCGACCGGGCGGTGGCGCTCGCCGAGGCCGCGGGGGCCGACATCGTGATCGCCAACGACCCCGACGCCGACCGGTGCGCGGCGGCGGTGCCGGACCCGGCCGTCGGCGGGTGGCGGATGCTGCGCGGCGACGAGGTGGGGGCACTGCTGGCCAACCACCTGCTGCGCACGGGCCGCACCGGTGTCTACGCCACCTCGATCGTCTCCTCCTCGCTGCTGGGCCGCCTCGCGGCCGCCCACGGCCAGCCGTACGCCGAGACGCTGACCGGCTTCAAGTGGATCGGCCGCCTGCCGGACCTGGCGTTCGGCTACGAGGAGGCGTTGGGCTACTGCGTGGACCCCGAGCACGTCGCCGACAAGGACGGCATCTCCGCGGCCCTGGTGCTGTGCGAGGTCGCTGCGGCCGCGAAGGCCGCGGGCCGCACGCTGCTCGACGAGCTCGACGACATCGCCGTCGCGCACGGGCTGCACGCCACCGACCAGCTCTCGGTGCGGGTCAGCGACCTCGGCGAGATCGCCGCGGCGATGGCTCGGTTGCGGGCGACGCCGCCGACGTCGTTGGGTGGGGCCGACGTCGTCGCCGCGGACGACCTGGCCACCGGCTCGGCCGGCCTTCCGCCGACCGACGCCCTGCGCTACCGCACTGCGGACGGCGGGCGGGTCATCGTGCGGCCAAGCGGCACCGAGCCGAAGCTGAAGTGCTACCTGGAGGTCGTGGCGCCGGTGCGTGAGGGCGACGTGGCCGCCG
- a CDS encoding aldo/keto reductase yields MTLPTRTLGTLAPLTVSTLGLGCMGMSEFYGSPDEAGGIATIHRALDLGVTFLDTADMYGPFTNEQLVGKAIARRRDEVQLATKFGNERLPDGTGLGVNGHPDYVRRAAEASLQRLGVDHIDLYYQHRVDRTVPIEETVGAMQELVDAGKVRFLGLSEASAETIRRAHAVHPITAVQTEYSLFTRDLEDTVLPTLRDLGIGLVPYSPLGRGLLTGAITTTPEEGDSRATGYFPRFQGENLASNLALVEQVRALASDRGCTPGQLALAWVLAQGPDVAPIPGTKRVRYLEENVGAADVALSAEDLASLEAAVPRGAVAGQRYGDMSTIEE; encoded by the coding sequence ATGACCCTTCCCACCCGCACCCTCGGCACCCTGGCACCGCTCACCGTCTCCACGCTCGGCCTCGGCTGCATGGGCATGTCGGAGTTCTACGGCAGCCCCGACGAGGCGGGCGGCATCGCCACGATCCACCGCGCCCTCGACCTGGGCGTCACCTTCCTCGACACCGCCGACATGTACGGCCCCTTCACCAACGAGCAGCTGGTCGGCAAGGCGATCGCCCGACGGCGCGACGAGGTCCAGCTCGCCACCAAGTTCGGCAACGAGCGGCTGCCCGACGGCACCGGACTCGGCGTCAACGGGCACCCCGACTACGTCCGCCGCGCCGCCGAGGCCTCGCTGCAACGGCTCGGTGTCGACCACATCGACCTCTACTACCAGCACCGGGTGGACCGCACCGTGCCGATCGAGGAGACCGTCGGTGCGATGCAGGAGCTGGTGGACGCCGGCAAGGTCCGCTTCCTCGGGCTGTCCGAGGCGTCGGCGGAGACCATTCGCCGGGCCCACGCGGTCCACCCGATCACCGCGGTGCAGACCGAGTACTCCCTGTTCACCCGCGACCTCGAGGACACGGTGCTGCCCACCCTGCGCGACCTCGGCATCGGGCTGGTGCCCTACTCGCCCCTGGGCCGCGGCCTCCTCACCGGCGCGATCACCACGACGCCTGAGGAGGGTGACAGCCGCGCCACCGGCTACTTCCCCCGCTTCCAGGGCGAGAACCTGGCGAGCAACCTCGCGCTGGTCGAGCAGGTGCGTGCCCTGGCCTCGGACCGCGGCTGCACGCCCGGCCAGCTCGCCCTCGCCTGGGTGCTCGCCCAGGGCCCCGATGTCGCGCCGATCCCCGGCACCAAGCGGGTGCGCTACCTCGAGGAGAACGTGGGCGCCGCCGACGTCGCGCTCAGCGCCGAGGACCTCGCCTCGCTGGAGGCCGCGGTGCCCCGCGGCGCGGTCGCCGGCCAGCGGTACGGCGACATGAGCACCATCGAGGAGTGA
- a CDS encoding SDR family oxidoreductase: MSARPRSAIVTGGASGIGAALVRALVADGAHVLCADLDLAAAERLVAGLSGPGTARAARVDVTSAEEVRRAVADVVAEHGRLDLMFNNAGISLLGDTEDLTLEQWDAIIDVNIRGVVHGVHAAYPQMIAQGGGHIVNTASMGGLMAAGLLTSYVMTKHAVVGLSLALRTEAASRGVGVTAVCPAAVDTPILDKGELGPVRGRDYFLKGQGIKRPVDPDVLAAKVLRAVAANEPLVVEPVQARIAWRLGRLAPGFVLRSGTRFVEKQRAAAGGRAAPRSG; the protein is encoded by the coding sequence ATGAGCGCCCGGCCCCGGAGCGCGATCGTCACCGGCGGTGCCTCCGGGATCGGCGCCGCGCTGGTCCGAGCACTGGTCGCCGACGGCGCCCACGTGCTGTGCGCCGACCTCGACCTCGCCGCCGCCGAGCGGCTCGTCGCCGGCCTGAGCGGCCCCGGCACGGCCCGCGCCGCCCGGGTCGACGTCACCTCCGCGGAGGAGGTACGACGCGCGGTGGCCGACGTCGTGGCCGAGCACGGCCGCCTCGACCTGATGTTCAACAACGCCGGGATCAGCCTGCTCGGCGACACCGAGGACCTCACCTTGGAGCAGTGGGACGCGATCATCGACGTCAACATCCGCGGCGTCGTGCACGGCGTGCACGCCGCCTACCCGCAGATGATCGCCCAGGGCGGCGGGCACATCGTCAACACCGCCTCGATGGGCGGGCTGATGGCGGCCGGCCTGCTGACGTCGTACGTGATGACCAAGCACGCCGTCGTCGGGCTGTCACTGGCCCTGCGCACCGAGGCCGCCTCCCGGGGCGTCGGGGTCACCGCGGTCTGCCCGGCGGCGGTCGACACCCCGATCCTGGACAAGGGCGAGCTCGGGCCGGTACGGGGACGCGACTACTTCCTCAAGGGCCAGGGCATCAAGCGCCCCGTCGACCCCGACGTGCTGGCCGCGAAGGTGCTGCGCGCGGTCGCCGCGAACGAGCCGCTGGTCGTCGAGCCGGTCCAGGCCCGGATCGCGTGGCGGCTGGGTCGGCTCGCCCCCGGGTTCGTGCTGCGCTCGGGCACGAGGTTCGTCGAGAAGCAGCGCGCTGCGGCGGGCGGTCGGGCCGCGCCCCGATCGGGTTGA